One stretch of Schlesneria sp. DSM 10557 DNA includes these proteins:
- a CDS encoding OB-fold nucleic acid binding domain-containing protein: MKCTNRLALTLFAGLGISGLGLLPLVTGQETKPPGSEAVKERSKTVTGRVKSYVKNGRGDVDGLLLEDGTKVHFPPHVGDEVQKIVSPDSQVKVYGHDHTTPKGDAVFRAERIESGNSKIEIDEPAPPRGPRPPHGPRREAERPMSAAGKIRDFHKNKHGDVDGFALEEGTEVKLPPHLGEELQALAKVGDEVKVEGRRHETPKGDIHLHADRITSSATGKILERDEPGRHEHAPPFAEILEELRAIRRLLEANQKP; encoded by the coding sequence ATGAAATGCACAAATCGGCTGGCGTTGACTCTGTTTGCGGGATTGGGAATCAGCGGTCTTGGGCTACTTCCATTGGTAACGGGCCAGGAAACGAAACCGCCGGGGAGCGAAGCAGTGAAAGAAAGATCAAAAACTGTTACGGGCCGCGTCAAAAGTTACGTGAAGAACGGTCGAGGCGACGTCGACGGTCTTCTGCTCGAGGACGGAACCAAAGTTCATTTTCCGCCGCACGTGGGAGATGAGGTTCAGAAAATCGTCTCCCCCGACAGCCAGGTGAAAGTTTACGGACATGACCACACGACCCCCAAAGGGGACGCCGTCTTCCGTGCCGAGCGGATCGAGAGCGGGAATTCGAAGATCGAAATTGATGAACCAGCACCACCCCGTGGCCCACGTCCGCCCCACGGCCCACGGCGCGAGGCCGAACGACCCATGTCGGCCGCCGGAAAAATCCGGGACTTTCATAAAAACAAGCACGGTGATGTCGACGGGTTCGCTCTCGAGGAGGGCACGGAAGTCAAGCTTCCCCCACACCTGGGCGAGGAGTTACAAGCCCTCGCGAAAGTCGGAGACGAGGTGAAGGTCGAAGGCCGCCGACACGAGACTCCGAAGGGAGACATCCACCTTCATGCCGACAGAATTACCTCGTCAGCGACCGGAAAAATCCTCGAACGCGACGAACCCGGGCGCCACGAACATGCGCCACCTTTCGCTGAAATCCTCGAAGAGCTGAGGGCAATTCGCAGATTGCTCGAAGCCAATCAGAAGCCATAA
- a CDS encoding RsmD family RNA methyltransferase, with amino-acid sequence MRIIAGQFRRRTLLTNPGMTTRPIIDRAKVMLFDHIRHRLPGSRVLDVYSGTGTLGLESLSRGAASVVFCEQDHRAHELLVKNVESLKVTDRTLCWRVDCLRCSFKAQGKDWYPYNVIFFDPPYFMIEKDLHPGKLLYRSLDRLTRRELTSDDALLVLRTPCDAKFIMPLAWETTQVLTIASMDIHLMRKRMDLIPAIPSEHEESDETIDPA; translated from the coding sequence ATGCGAATTATTGCCGGACAGTTTCGTCGACGAACGCTTCTCACCAACCCTGGAATGACGACCCGCCCGATTATTGACCGGGCGAAGGTCATGCTGTTTGACCACATCCGGCACCGACTTCCGGGAAGCAGGGTTCTCGACGTTTACTCGGGAACGGGCACACTGGGGCTGGAATCACTCAGCCGCGGAGCGGCCAGCGTCGTCTTCTGCGAGCAGGATCATCGGGCTCATGAACTGCTGGTCAAGAATGTCGAGAGCCTCAAGGTGACCGACCGGACCCTCTGCTGGCGTGTCGACTGCCTCCGCTGTTCCTTCAAAGCACAGGGGAAAGACTGGTATCCGTACAACGTCATCTTTTTCGATCCCCCCTACTTCATGATCGAAAAAGACCTGCACCCCGGGAAGCTGCTGTATCGATCACTCGATCGGCTGACGCGCCGCGAGCTGACCAGCGACGACGCATTGCTGGTACTTCGAACCCCTTGCGATGCCAAATTCATCATGCCGCTCGCCTGGGAAACAACCCAGGTCCTGACCATCGCCAGCATGGACATCCACCTGATGCGAAAGCGGATGGACCTGATTCCCGCCATTCCGTCGGAGCATGAGGAAAGCGACGAGACCATCGATCCTGCCTGA
- a CDS encoding DNA translocase FtsK 4TM domain-containing protein, with translation MIDYGRLRTDLLALALLATTVFVGLSLVSHHPADPPAHIVYPTHNPPMNLCGATGALLSHTLINAFGAGAYVVLVVLVILDVRLFARDVYKDPLTRLCGAILIMFSVCALSQWYLPVPLSGSMTGNGGYVGAWSTILLDQQFSRVGSLIMIATAIVAGVMLTGEQRLCWTILSLCALPITMWSRLAFGKGPRKSAKPAPPKVATSRPVEAAEPVSKVVATPERVTSPEPTIEPAANLSKPDEPRSDDSTAENVATDSHVVVSDGNLSPEALAAIVSMISNPANELSQESETAATDDTLAPDTEEPVSEISDEPDAAAPSDKPSLRQRFFSPWRKKETNATSEQETPAPTAEVEPLSETLDSREDESFADHSFEEDLPEGDSLIDDDAPAPKSFTLSPDRSPIRVNPPIGMNARVSESEAEAALSGPYSLPDISILDDAEAFPYDTLASKAKIAAATLEKTFQEFGLNIKVVEIDTGPVITQFELELEKGLRLSKVTSLADDLAIALRVSSVRVIAPIPGKNTVGVEVPNAVRVMVRLKELITSSAADIESKALPMFLGKDASGKPLVVDMCKMPHLLIAGRTGTGKSVCLNTLIVSMLMTRSPDQVKMLMIDPKMVELSPYSRIPHLMHPVITDMKKAEAVLGWAVDKMEERYQLLSAVGVRHIDSYNKLGREKILAKMGLEEGTPEAEMVPDFIPYIVIVADEMADMMMTSGKDVEGHIIRLAQKSRAVGIHLVLATQKPTVDVITGLIKSNLPARISFQVASRMDSRVVLDEMGADKLLGKGDMLYMAPETSSLQRAQGTYVSDEEVEKVIEFFADQEPQYDEELVKLKAAPSGKGGKGSGSSEPRERDDVYDDAVEVVIREGRGSVSLLQRALGVGYGRGARLIDWMAEDGIVGGYNGSQAREVVMTMDEWEELKESRMASGRR, from the coding sequence ATGATCGATTACGGGCGGCTCAGAACCGACCTGCTGGCGCTCGCCTTACTGGCGACGACGGTCTTTGTCGGCTTGAGCCTGGTCAGCCATCACCCGGCTGATCCTCCCGCTCACATCGTCTACCCCACCCATAACCCGCCGATGAATCTCTGCGGAGCGACGGGTGCTCTCCTCTCTCACACCCTGATCAATGCCTTTGGGGCCGGAGCGTATGTCGTTCTGGTCGTGCTTGTCATTCTGGACGTCCGGCTGTTCGCGCGAGACGTCTACAAGGATCCGCTCACACGTCTGTGCGGTGCGATCCTGATCATGTTCAGCGTGTGCGCGCTCTCCCAGTGGTATCTTCCCGTTCCCCTGTCCGGTTCGATGACCGGAAATGGGGGCTACGTCGGTGCATGGAGCACCATTCTGCTCGATCAGCAATTCTCCCGGGTGGGCAGCCTGATCATGATCGCCACCGCGATCGTCGCAGGGGTCATGCTGACCGGAGAACAGCGTCTTTGCTGGACAATCCTCTCGCTGTGCGCCTTGCCCATCACGATGTGGAGTCGCCTGGCGTTCGGAAAAGGCCCTCGAAAGTCCGCCAAACCTGCCCCACCGAAGGTTGCCACCTCCCGTCCAGTGGAAGCTGCCGAGCCCGTCAGCAAGGTTGTTGCGACCCCGGAACGGGTGACTTCGCCTGAACCGACGATTGAACCTGCTGCGAATCTTTCGAAGCCGGACGAACCGCGGTCGGATGATTCTACGGCTGAGAACGTGGCGACAGACTCGCATGTCGTGGTCAGCGACGGCAACTTGTCGCCTGAGGCCCTGGCGGCGATCGTCAGCATGATCTCTAATCCTGCGAACGAGCTCTCCCAAGAAAGCGAGACCGCAGCGACCGACGACACGTTGGCTCCAGACACCGAGGAGCCCGTCTCAGAGATCAGCGACGAACCTGACGCCGCCGCTCCGTCCGACAAGCCCTCGCTGCGACAGCGGTTCTTCAGCCCGTGGCGAAAGAAGGAAACGAACGCCACGTCCGAACAGGAGACTCCTGCGCCGACCGCCGAGGTGGAGCCCCTTTCCGAAACACTCGACTCCCGCGAGGACGAATCCTTTGCAGACCACTCTTTCGAAGAAGACCTTCCTGAGGGGGATTCTCTGATCGATGACGACGCCCCTGCGCCGAAGTCGTTTACGCTTTCGCCCGATCGATCGCCAATTCGGGTCAACCCGCCGATCGGGATGAACGCACGTGTCTCGGAGTCAGAAGCGGAAGCGGCATTGAGCGGACCGTACAGCCTGCCGGACATCTCGATTCTGGATGACGCCGAGGCATTCCCTTACGACACGCTGGCCTCGAAAGCCAAGATTGCAGCCGCGACACTGGAGAAGACGTTCCAGGAATTCGGCCTGAACATCAAGGTCGTCGAAATCGACACCGGCCCGGTGATTACGCAATTCGAACTGGAACTTGAAAAGGGTCTGCGTCTGTCAAAAGTGACCTCACTGGCCGACGATCTGGCGATCGCCCTGCGCGTCTCGTCCGTGCGTGTCATTGCCCCGATTCCCGGCAAGAACACCGTCGGGGTCGAGGTCCCGAATGCCGTGCGTGTCATGGTACGGCTGAAAGAGCTCATCACGTCATCGGCTGCAGACATCGAGTCGAAAGCGCTTCCCATGTTTTTGGGGAAGGATGCCAGCGGCAAGCCACTGGTCGTGGACATGTGCAAGATGCCTCACCTGTTGATCGCCGGTCGTACCGGGACAGGCAAGAGCGTTTGTCTGAACACACTGATCGTCTCGATGCTGATGACCCGCAGCCCCGACCAGGTCAAGATGCTGATGATCGACCCCAAGATGGTCGAACTGAGCCCCTACAGCCGCATCCCGCACCTGATGCATCCGGTGATCACCGACATGAAGAAGGCCGAAGCCGTGCTGGGCTGGGCCGTCGACAAGATGGAAGAACGTTACCAGCTCCTGTCCGCCGTCGGGGTCCGCCATATCGACTCCTACAACAAGCTGGGCCGTGAAAAGATTCTGGCCAAGATGGGGCTTGAGGAAGGTACTCCTGAAGCGGAAATGGTCCCTGATTTCATTCCTTACATCGTCATCGTCGCCGACGAAATGGCTGACATGATGATGACCTCGGGGAAAGACGTCGAAGGGCACATCATCCGGTTGGCACAAAAGTCCCGAGCCGTGGGCATCCATCTGGTCCTCGCGACCCAGAAGCCGACCGTCGACGTCATCACAGGCCTGATCAAGTCAAACCTGCCAGCCCGTATCTCGTTCCAGGTCGCCAGCCGTATGGACAGCCGTGTGGTGCTGGACGAAATGGGCGCCGACAAGTTGCTGGGTAAGGGAGACATGCTTTACATGGCTCCGGAAACCAGTTCGCTCCAACGGGCTCAGGGAACCTACGTCAGCGACGAAGAAGTCGAAAAGGTAATCGAGTTCTTCGCCGATCAGGAACCCCAGTACGACGAAGAACTTGTCAAACTGAAGGCGGCTCCGTCTGGCAAGGGTGGTAAAGGAAGTGGATCGAGCGAACCACGCGAACGCGATGACGTTTATGACGACGCCGTGGAAGTTGTCATCCGGGAAGGCCGGGGAAGCGTTTCGCTGCTGCAGCGAGCCCTGGGCGTTGGCTATGGTCGTGGCGCACGGCTGATCGACTGGATGGCCGAGGATGGGATTGTCGGTGGCTACAACGGCAGCCAGGCCCGGGAAGTCGTCATGACCATGGATGAATGGGAAGAGCTCAAGGAATCCCGCATGGCTTCCGGCCGCAGGTAG
- a CDS encoding phosphopantothenoylcysteine decarboxylase: protein MRILITAGPTREYLDDVRYLSNASSGRMGYAIAEAIVAAGHEAVLVTGPVTLTPPEGCETHNVETTEQLLNTCNRLFGDCDGVIATAAVCDYRPRERFQGKLAKTGVSLELELVETADVLAELGMNKGSRWIVGFALESDEFAHINALRKLKHKNCDAIVLNRPTAIGSMNNEIEIIDKSGKGVANYSGSKTDVASQLWQWIAAHLTS from the coding sequence ATGCGAATCCTGATCACCGCTGGCCCCACCCGCGAATACCTCGACGACGTCCGATACCTCTCCAATGCCAGCAGCGGACGCATGGGATACGCGATCGCCGAAGCGATCGTGGCAGCAGGCCACGAAGCAGTGCTCGTCACGGGCCCTGTGACATTGACTCCCCCTGAAGGCTGCGAAACCCACAACGTTGAGACGACAGAACAACTGCTCAACACGTGCAACCGCCTGTTCGGTGACTGCGACGGGGTCATTGCCACCGCAGCCGTTTGCGACTATCGCCCGCGTGAACGCTTCCAGGGGAAACTCGCCAAGACGGGGGTCTCGCTCGAGCTGGAACTGGTGGAAACCGCCGACGTCCTGGCCGAACTCGGGATGAACAAAGGAAGCCGCTGGATTGTCGGGTTCGCACTCGAATCAGACGAGTTTGCTCACATCAACGCACTTCGCAAGCTGAAACACAAGAACTGCGACGCCATCGTCCTCAACCGTCCCACCGCAATTGGTTCGATGAACAACGAGATCGAAATCATCGACAAATCCGGCAAAGGCGTCGCGAACTACTCCGGCTCCAAGACCGACGTCGCCAGCCAGCTCTGGCAATGGATCGCGGCTCATCTGACAAGCTGA
- a CDS encoding flavoprotein, which yields MKGREILLGVTGGIAAYKSADLCSKLVQAGGHVSVVMTHSASQFIGATTFEALTGRPVYTGSFDPVEHYRGEHIGLAQRAELFVVAPATAHFLAQAAGGFAGDLLSTLVLTATCPLLLAPAMNCEMWEKKAVQRNVTQLREDGANFVAPGSGWLSCGQVGAGRMAEPAEILAAITKLLESA from the coding sequence ATGAAGGGCCGCGAAATATTGCTGGGGGTGACCGGCGGGATCGCCGCGTATAAATCAGCCGATCTCTGCAGCAAGCTGGTCCAGGCGGGTGGCCATGTATCAGTCGTCATGACTCACTCCGCCTCCCAGTTCATCGGTGCGACCACGTTTGAAGCCCTGACCGGACGTCCGGTCTACACGGGTTCGTTCGACCCGGTCGAACACTATCGCGGCGAGCATATCGGTCTGGCCCAACGTGCCGAACTGTTTGTCGTGGCGCCGGCGACCGCACATTTCCTCGCCCAGGCAGCAGGAGGTTTCGCCGGCGACCTGCTTTCCACCCTCGTCCTCACCGCGACCTGCCCACTGCTGCTCGCCCCCGCCATGAATTGCGAAATGTGGGAGAAGAAAGCCGTTCAGCGGAATGTCACCCAGCTTCGTGAAGACGGAGCGAACTTTGTGGCCCCGGGATCGGGTTGGTTGAGCTGCGGTCAGGTTGGCGCCGGCCGTATGGCCGAGCCGGCCGAAATCCTGGCGGCGATCACGAAACTCCTCGAATCTGCGTGA
- a CDS encoding DNA-directed RNA polymerase subunit omega, with product MLDELKEEEIVKKVGGRFKLSSLIQKRMVVLNRGTRPLVETQSKNAMEIVVQEIIQDKIYLDASGAVMTRGDENRERHFSSGPSLDDM from the coding sequence ATGCTGGACGAACTGAAAGAAGAAGAGATCGTTAAGAAGGTCGGCGGACGTTTCAAGTTGTCATCGCTGATCCAGAAACGCATGGTTGTCCTCAACCGTGGTACTCGTCCGCTCGTGGAAACCCAGAGCAAGAACGCGATGGAAATCGTCGTTCAGGAAATCATTCAGGACAAAATCTACCTGGATGCCAGTGGTGCTGTGATGACCCGCGGAGACGAAAACCGGGAACGCCACTTCTCCAGCGGACCGTCACTGGACGACATGTAA
- the gmk gene encoding guanylate kinase: MSQPAPEPKKFQLLVLSGPSGSGKTTIVERLVAESPVPLVKMISATTRPQRKGEVDGVAYYFLTPEEFERRRTEDAFLETAEVFGAGYWYGTLRSELQRAREANGWAFLEVDVEGAFKIIDVYPDALTIFVQPPSLEICEQRLRSRATDSEETIQRRLRKVHQELALADRYCYQVVNDDLDRAVDEIKSIIVKNAI, from the coding sequence ATGTCGCAACCAGCGCCAGAACCAAAAAAGTTTCAACTTCTGGTGTTGTCGGGCCCCAGTGGCAGCGGCAAAACAACCATCGTGGAACGATTGGTCGCTGAATCGCCGGTCCCTCTGGTGAAGATGATTTCCGCAACCACCCGGCCACAGCGCAAGGGTGAGGTTGACGGGGTTGCCTATTATTTCCTGACGCCGGAAGAATTTGAACGTCGCCGCACTGAAGATGCGTTTCTGGAAACAGCCGAGGTGTTTGGGGCAGGGTACTGGTACGGCACCTTGAGGTCCGAACTTCAACGTGCCAGAGAGGCCAACGGCTGGGCTTTTCTGGAGGTGGATGTCGAGGGTGCATTTAAGATCATCGATGTGTATCCCGATGCGTTGACCATTTTCGTGCAGCCTCCGTCACTGGAAATTTGTGAACAACGACTTCGCTCGCGAGCGACCGACTCGGAAGAAACGATCCAGCGCCGGCTGCGGAAGGTGCACCAAGAGCTAGCATTGGCAGACCGATACTGTTATCAAGTAGTGAACGATGACCTTGACCGTGCCGTGGATGAGATCAAATCCATCATTGTCAAGAACGCGATTTAA
- a CDS encoding YicC/YloC family endoribonuclease encodes MLLSMTGYGEAIVQNELAFCRVEIRSVNNRHFKLALRCPDGFLQHESDFERLLRESISRGSVHLSVKIDQIGDIQGPRLNTQLLKTYWRQLNEVCQELSVAAPEPAQLLNLPGVLREDSYDSDTVERLWPLVEQAVTAAATHLQEFRRKEGSTTASELAQLLERIEEVLGQVVEMAPQVARDYHEKLVQRTRELLAGTDVNIEPSDVLREVALYADRCDIHEEITRLRSHISQFRSLIDTGTSPGRKLDFLCQEMFREVNTIGSKANHIGLSHSAVDLKSSIERIREIVQNVE; translated from the coding sequence GTGCTGCTGAGTATGACGGGATACGGCGAAGCCATTGTTCAGAACGAACTGGCGTTCTGTCGTGTCGAAATTCGAAGCGTCAACAATCGTCACTTCAAGTTGGCACTTCGCTGTCCTGACGGGTTCCTGCAGCACGAGTCGGATTTTGAGCGACTGCTGCGGGAATCAATCTCGCGCGGGTCGGTCCACCTGTCCGTAAAGATCGATCAGATTGGCGATATCCAGGGCCCGCGGCTGAATACGCAGCTCCTGAAGACTTACTGGCGACAACTGAACGAAGTCTGCCAGGAACTCTCCGTCGCTGCTCCCGAACCGGCTCAGTTGCTCAATCTGCCCGGCGTCCTGCGAGAAGACAGCTACGACAGCGACACCGTCGAACGACTGTGGCCTCTGGTGGAGCAGGCCGTGACGGCCGCGGCCACCCACCTGCAGGAGTTCCGCAGGAAAGAAGGAAGCACGACCGCCAGTGAGCTGGCACAGCTTCTGGAGAGGATCGAAGAGGTTCTTGGCCAGGTCGTCGAAATGGCCCCTCAAGTCGCCCGCGACTACCACGAGAAGTTGGTGCAGCGGACTCGCGAGTTGCTCGCCGGGACTGACGTCAATATCGAGCCGTCTGACGTCCTGCGGGAAGTCGCACTCTATGCGGACCGCTGTGATATCCATGAAGAAATCACGCGGTTGCGGAGTCATATCAGCCAGTTCCGGTCGCTGATCGACACAGGCACGTCACCCGGTCGGAAACTGGACTTCCTTTGCCAGGAAATGTTCCGGGAAGTGAATACGATTGGCTCCAAAGCCAACCATATCGGATTGTCACATTCGGCCGTTGATCTCAAGTCGAGCATCGAACGTATCCGAGAGATCGTTCAGAATGTCGAGTGA
- the secG gene encoding preprotein translocase subunit SecG, translated as MIVFSYVLMTLLMLLGLFLIALILLQRGRGGGLAGAFGGMGGQSAFGTKAGDVFTRITIGVAAAWILFCAGGVIALQNSSAQRATAFADPADVKAQDEARQKQLDNLRSQQSGQQDDDLKLPEDTTTTEPAPKQDAAPESSVPPTKPEEPAPTKPEEPAPTNPEPAAEKGEAEPAAPEAAEAKPEEPAPTTPEPAPEKQPEPQPEATPEEPKSPEEPKTEQPDAEAPQ; from the coding sequence ATGATCGTTTTTTCCTACGTGCTGATGACCCTGCTGATGCTTTTGGGCCTGTTTCTCATCGCCCTGATCCTGCTCCAACGGGGACGAGGTGGTGGATTGGCAGGTGCCTTCGGAGGCATGGGGGGCCAGAGCGCTTTCGGTACCAAGGCAGGTGACGTTTTCACCAGGATCACGATCGGTGTCGCAGCCGCCTGGATTCTCTTCTGCGCTGGCGGCGTGATCGCGCTGCAGAATTCCTCCGCTCAGCGGGCGACGGCCTTCGCCGATCCCGCTGACGTCAAGGCCCAGGACGAAGCCCGACAGAAGCAGTTGGACAACCTGCGATCACAACAGTCCGGCCAGCAGGACGACGACCTGAAGCTGCCTGAAGACACCACCACGACCGAGCCGGCTCCAAAGCAGGATGCGGCACCAGAATCGTCCGTACCCCCAACGAAGCCAGAAGAACCCGCGCCAACCAAGCCGGAAGAGCCTGCTCCAACCAACCCGGAACCTGCTGCAGAGAAAGGGGAAGCCGAACCGGCAGCTCCTGAAGCAGCAGAAGCGAAGCCCGAAGAGCCTGCTCCAACAACCCCTGAACCAGCGCCGGAAAAGCAACCCGAGCCTCAACCGGAAGCGACGCCTGAAGAACCTAAGTCACCCGAAGAGCCCAAGACGGAACAACCGGACGCCGAAGCGCCACAGTAA
- the tpiA gene encoding triose-phosphate isomerase, with translation MNTTLQSGQSLAAEIVQGLAGGSTGVEVGVCPPAPYLLPIAEKLRGSSVALGAQNVSPEKPGAFTGEQAIEMLLDVGCQWVILGHSERRQFFGDTDEVINKKVTAALERGLKVIFCIGEMLEDRQTNRTEAVLETQLTKGLLGLSPQQMANVVIAYEPVWAIGTGVTASPEQAEETHAYIRNWLTQRFGAEVANATRIQYGGSVKGDNAKELLAKPNIDGALVGGASLKADQFLSIVRAANEVAKAC, from the coding sequence ATGAACACGACTTTGCAGTCGGGCCAGTCGCTCGCCGCCGAAATCGTTCAGGGTCTCGCCGGTGGCTCCACAGGCGTTGAAGTTGGCGTCTGCCCACCTGCACCTTACCTGCTGCCCATCGCTGAAAAGCTGCGTGGCTCCAGCGTCGCACTTGGCGCCCAGAACGTGTCACCGGAGAAGCCAGGGGCATTCACGGGCGAGCAGGCCATTGAAATGCTGTTGGATGTCGGGTGCCAATGGGTTATCCTCGGGCACAGTGAGCGTCGTCAGTTCTTTGGCGACACTGACGAAGTCATTAACAAGAAAGTCACTGCCGCCCTCGAACGAGGCCTGAAAGTCATTTTCTGTATTGGCGAGATGCTGGAAGACCGTCAGACAAACCGCACGGAAGCGGTCCTGGAAACGCAATTGACGAAGGGACTTCTCGGACTGTCACCACAGCAGATGGCGAACGTCGTCATCGCTTATGAGCCAGTCTGGGCCATTGGAACGGGTGTGACCGCTTCTCCTGAACAGGCCGAAGAGACTCACGCTTATATTCGCAACTGGCTCACACAGCGCTTCGGTGCCGAAGTTGCCAACGCCACCCGAATTCAGTACGGCGGAAGTGTCAAAGGCGACAACGCGAAAGAATTGCTCGCAAAGCCAAATATTGACGGAGCATTGGTGGGAGGGGCCAGCTTGAAGGCCGACCAGTTTCTTTCCATCGTCCGCGCCGCAAATGAGGTCGCGAAAGCCTGTTGA
- the pheA gene encoding prephenate dehydratase: MASKPVPKKAAKSNVAPTSAKSATNSARPAAGSASEIAKLDSEILKLINRRAAATAKQIESDPNWWTATYDPRSDDDLLKRIETENQGPLPADAVRGVFRQILSSVRNRVRPRRVTYLGPAFSFTHMAAIERFGESSDLIPVNTIAAVFEEVNRGHADFGVVPIENSTDGRIIDTLDMFTRLPLRICGEIQLCIHHNLLGKVSRGEINEVYSKPQALSQCRDWLSRNMPQARLIEVTSTSTAAQLARDKPGAGAIASRQAAVEYGLQILADSVEDNKNNVTRFAMIGDKPVGPTGRDRTSLLLQIGDKPGALADALSLFKQNKINLTWIESFPLRGPETGYIFFIDCDGHSKDAKVKRTLDELSRLAVRMEILGSYPRSEMIG, encoded by the coding sequence ATGGCCAGTAAACCGGTGCCGAAGAAGGCCGCAAAGAGCAATGTAGCACCGACTTCTGCCAAATCAGCAACGAATTCCGCGCGGCCTGCCGCCGGATCCGCCAGCGAAATTGCGAAGCTCGACTCCGAAATCCTCAAGCTGATCAATCGTCGAGCAGCCGCTACGGCAAAACAGATCGAATCTGATCCCAACTGGTGGACCGCCACCTACGATCCACGCTCCGATGACGACCTTCTGAAGCGGATTGAAACCGAAAATCAGGGTCCGCTTCCCGCAGATGCCGTGCGAGGTGTTTTCCGTCAGATCCTGAGCTCTGTCCGGAACCGCGTCCGCCCTCGCCGCGTCACCTATCTCGGCCCAGCGTTCAGCTTTACGCACATGGCCGCCATCGAGCGATTCGGCGAATCCTCGGACCTCATTCCCGTCAACACCATCGCTGCGGTGTTTGAGGAAGTGAATCGCGGACATGCCGACTTCGGCGTGGTCCCCATCGAGAACAGCACCGACGGGCGGATCATCGACACCCTGGATATGTTCACACGCCTGCCACTGCGGATCTGTGGAGAAATTCAGCTCTGCATTCACCATAACCTGCTGGGCAAAGTGTCACGGGGTGAGATCAACGAAGTCTACAGCAAGCCGCAGGCACTCTCGCAGTGCCGCGACTGGCTCAGCCGCAACATGCCGCAGGCACGACTGATCGAAGTCACCAGCACCTCCACCGCTGCACAACTGGCTCGCGATAAGCCCGGGGCAGGAGCGATCGCCAGCCGTCAGGCCGCCGTCGAGTACGGACTTCAGATTCTCGCGGATTCCGTCGAGGACAACAAAAACAACGTCACCCGCTTTGCGATGATCGGCGACAAGCCTGTCGGACCAACGGGTCGCGACCGAACTTCTCTGCTGCTGCAGATTGGGGACAAACCTGGAGCCCTGGCCGACGCACTCAGCTTGTTCAAACAGAACAAGATCAACCTGACGTGGATCGAATCCTTCCCGTTGCGTGGTCCTGAAACCGGTTACATTTTCTTTATCGATTGCGATGGACACTCCAAAGACGCCAAGGTAAAGCGGACCTTGGACGAGTTGTCTCGACTGGCCGTCCGCATGGAAATTCTTGGATCCTATCCGCGCAGTGAAATGATTGGGTAA
- a CDS encoding nucleoside triphosphate pyrophosphatase, whose amino-acid sequence MSFRRYILASRSPRRLELLQAVVHPDLIVVTPPPVSDEAGFEDCHDMPSIRQRMLEIARHKALQVVEQLNQEEQDLFERPRTLVISADTTVIVEGAGGILRVLGQPPESDDWREIVREWFLDFYIGKRHVAATAVHVVTPDGRMAEKIVETHVTFRSDAERWLNWYLLTGEPRGKAGGYALQGAGSLFIDRVEGSISNVVGLPLEALLELFAEVSLR is encoded by the coding sequence ATGTCATTCAGACGTTATATACTTGCCTCACGCTCGCCCCGCCGGCTGGAGCTGCTGCAAGCAGTGGTACATCCTGATCTGATCGTCGTCACGCCTCCTCCGGTGTCGGACGAAGCGGGGTTTGAAGACTGTCATGACATGCCTTCGATCCGGCAAAGGATGCTGGAAATCGCTCGTCACAAGGCTCTTCAGGTGGTCGAACAGCTGAATCAAGAAGAGCAGGATTTATTCGAAAGACCGCGAACTCTGGTCATCTCTGCCGACACGACGGTGATTGTGGAGGGGGCGGGGGGCATTTTACGTGTGCTCGGGCAGCCCCCCGAGTCCGACGACTGGCGGGAAATTGTCCGCGAATGGTTTCTCGATTTCTACATCGGAAAGAGACACGTCGCTGCCACCGCCGTGCATGTGGTCACCCCCGATGGGCGAATGGCAGAGAAGATCGTCGAAACCCATGTCACTTTTCGCAGCGATGCGGAGCGTTGGTTGAACTGGTATCTGCTGACGGGCGAACCCCGCGGAAAAGCGGGTGGCTACGCCCTTCAGGGGGCCGGAAGTCTGTTCATCGATCGCGTTGAAGGGAGCATCAGCAATGTCGTGGGGCTTCCGCTCGAAGCGCTGCTGGAACTGTTCGCAGAAGTCTCTTTGCGGTAG